Proteins from one Epinephelus moara isolate mb chromosome 1, YSFRI_EMoa_1.0, whole genome shotgun sequence genomic window:
- the sinhcafl gene encoding SIN3-HDAC complex associated factor, like isoform X2: protein MFGFHKSKIYRSNDGCCICKTKSSSSRFTDSSRYEETFGLCFGLSEDRVGDICNACVLLVKRWKKLPNGSKKNWNHVVDARAGPGFKMTKPKKIKNGDGKKKSKLKKLHKLKRQNSDAHSTTSSVSPAQSPSYSNQSDDGSDIESKQRRPTPSIFSFLDRSYWKRQKVCCGIVYKGRFGEVIIDPRLFKPCCSSKKQKTLASTQAAAHLPDTLPPQLPEDMKETW, encoded by the exons ATGTTTGGCTTCCACAAGTCAAAGATCTACCGGAGTAACGACGGCTGTTGCATCTGCAAGACCAAGTCCTCCAGCTCACGCTTCACAGACAGCAGTCGATATGAGGAGACGTTCGGGCTCTGTTTTGG GTTGTCAGAAGACCGTGTTGGAGACATTTGCAATGCCTGTGTGCTGCTGGTGAAGAGGTGGAAGAAGCTTCCCAATGGCTCCAAGAAGAACTGGAACCAT GTGGTGGATGCCCGAGCTGGACCAGGCTTCAAGATGACAAAACCCAAGAAGATCAAGAACGGCGATGGAAAGAAGAAAAGCAAACTAAAGAAGCTTCACAAATTAAAGAGACAAA ACTCAGACGCCCACAGCACCACCTCCAGTGTGTCTCCAGCGCAGTCGCCCAGTTACAGCAACCAGTCAGATGATGGCTCAGACATCGAGTCCAAACAAAGACGCCCGACTccctccatcttctccttcCTGGACCGTTCGTACTGGAAAAG gCAAAAGGTGTGCTGTGGGATCGTCTATAAGGGGCGGTTTGGAGAGGTGATCATTGATCCTCGACTCTTCAAGCCCTGCTGCAgttccaaaaaacaaaagactctGGCGTCCACGCAGGCGGCCGCACACCTTCCAGACACACTTCCTCCACAGCTGCCAGAAGACATGAAAGAAACCTGGTGA
- the sinhcafl gene encoding SIN3-HDAC complex associated factor, like isoform X1, which translates to MFGFHKSKIYRSNDGCCICKTKSSSSRFTDSSRYEETFGLCFGLSEDRVGDICNACVLLVKRWKKLPNGSKKNWNHVVDARAGPGFKMTKPKKIKNGDGKKKSKLKKLHKLKRQTDSDAHSTTSSVSPAQSPSYSNQSDDGSDIESKQRRPTPSIFSFLDRSYWKRQKVCCGIVYKGRFGEVIIDPRLFKPCCSSKKQKTLASTQAAAHLPDTLPPQLPEDMKETW; encoded by the exons ATGTTTGGCTTCCACAAGTCAAAGATCTACCGGAGTAACGACGGCTGTTGCATCTGCAAGACCAAGTCCTCCAGCTCACGCTTCACAGACAGCAGTCGATATGAGGAGACGTTCGGGCTCTGTTTTGG GTTGTCAGAAGACCGTGTTGGAGACATTTGCAATGCCTGTGTGCTGCTGGTGAAGAGGTGGAAGAAGCTTCCCAATGGCTCCAAGAAGAACTGGAACCAT GTGGTGGATGCCCGAGCTGGACCAGGCTTCAAGATGACAAAACCCAAGAAGATCAAGAACGGCGATGGAAAGAAGAAAAGCAAACTAAAGAAGCTTCACAAATTAAAGAGACAAA CAGACTCAGACGCCCACAGCACCACCTCCAGTGTGTCTCCAGCGCAGTCGCCCAGTTACAGCAACCAGTCAGATGATGGCTCAGACATCGAGTCCAAACAAAGACGCCCGACTccctccatcttctccttcCTGGACCGTTCGTACTGGAAAAG gCAAAAGGTGTGCTGTGGGATCGTCTATAAGGGGCGGTTTGGAGAGGTGATCATTGATCCTCGACTCTTCAAGCCCTGCTGCAgttccaaaaaacaaaagactctGGCGTCCACGCAGGCGGCCGCACACCTTCCAGACACACTTCCTCCACAGCTGCCAGAAGACATGAAAGAAACCTGGTGA